A genomic window from Aquila chrysaetos chrysaetos chromosome 21, bAquChr1.4, whole genome shotgun sequence includes:
- the LOC115333855 gene encoding nuclear cap-binding protein subunit 2, which produces MSGLLHTTLSGLNSDSYCEISQYRDQHFRGSRQLQEKSLKISSTLYVGNLSFYTTEEQIQELFSKCGDVKRIVMGLDKIKKTPCGFCFVEYYTRADAEHAMRFINGTRLDDRIIRTDWDAGFKEGRQYGRGKTGGQVRDEYRTDYDVGRGGFGKIIQMQKANHQPAIY; this is translated from the exons ATGTCGGGGCTGCTTCACACCACGCTGAGCGGGCTCAACAGCGACTCCTACTGCGAGATCAGCCAGTACCGCGACCAGCACTTCCGG GgtagcaggcagctgcaggagaaatCCCTGAAAATTTCCTCTACGCTGTATGTTGGCAACCTGTCCTTCTACACCACCGAGGAGCAGATCCAGGAGCTCTTCTCCAAATGCGGAGACGTCAAGAGGATTGTCATGGGGTTGGACAAGATCAAGAAAACCCcctgtggcttttgctttgtcGA ATACTACACAAGAGCAGACGCTGAACACGCAATGCGATTTATCAATGGCACACGACTAGATGACCGCATCATTCGAACTGACTGGGATGCAGGGTTTAAAGAGGGGCGACAGTATGGAAGAGGAAAGACTGGAGGACAG GTGCGAGATGAGTACCGGACAGACTACGATGTGGGAAGAGGTGGCTTTGGCAAGATCATTCAGATGCAGAAGGCAAATCATCAGCCTGCAATCTATTAA